The sequence AGCCGATAAGCCATCAACAGCAACGTCAAGATCGCCGAATTTGCCGGAGTTTGATCGCATGGCTTTCGCCCAGTCCGCCTACGCTTCGCCTGACGCCTACCTCAAGACCAAGGTGCTCACCGCCAGCCCCGTCGAGCTTCGGCTCATGCTTTTCGACGGCGCCATCAAGTTCTGCCGTCAGGGCCGCCACGCCCTCGGGCAGCAGAAATTCGAAGCGATGTACAACGCCCTGACCCGCGCCCAGAACATCGTGCTCGAACTGTCCAACAGCTTGAAGCACGAGCATGATCCGGCCCTCTGCGACAAACTCACCGCGCTGTATCACTACATCTACCGCCGCCTCGTCGACGCCAACATCGGCCGCGACATC is a genomic window of Planctomycetota bacterium containing:
- the fliS gene encoding flagellar export chaperone FliS — translated: MAFAQSAYASPDAYLKTKVLTASPVELRLMLFDGAIKFCRQGRHALGQQKFEAMYNALTRAQNIVLELSNSLKHEHDPALCDKLTALYHYIYRRLVDANIGRDIAAVDETIKLLEYERETWVMLMKRLAEDEGQSPPAPAAADDEHHPGPIASIGPERPAYGQPAAAPARFSAQG